DNA from Sulfurimonas xiamenensis:
CACAATTGATTCCTCCTACAGGGCCGAAACCTCTTTTTATCAGATTTTTAGATTCAAATTTAAATGAAGAAGCTACTAGAGTTCCATATTCGGCAAATGTAGCAGAGATTTCTGTGGAAGATAACTCTCAAAAAGTTACATTAACACAAAAATTGTCAAATTTAACAATTACTAAAGAGATTATATTTTATTCAGATGGACATTATGATGCAAAAATTTCATTATCAGATGACAAAAGATATTTTGTGTATTTGGGACAGAGACCCCGCATAACTGAAAAGATGATGACTGTTTTGGGTGCTATGATTTATACAGATGATGAAATAGTAACTATTATAGAAGATGGTGATGCGGCAGGTCGTAAAACTTTCAGCGGTGTTGAACTTATCTCTGCGTTTGATCAGTACTCTGCTACAATAATGTATGGGTTCGCAAAAGATACAAATATAATTGTTGAAAGGGATAAAGAAGATAATCCTGTAGTATATTTTGAAGCATTGAAAAATATGTCATTTAGCGGTTATATAGGGCAGAAAGAGTATAAAACACTTTATGCAATTAATCCTGTTTTAACTAACGCAATTGAGTATGGCTGGTTTACTTTTGCTTCAAAACCGTTATTTCAACTGCTCTCTTGGTTGCATGGTATCTTTGGTAACTGGGGTTGGTCTATTGTAGCGCTTACGCTTATTATCAGAGTAGTTCTCTATCCTTTGACATACAAAGGTATGGTTTCTATGCAAAAAATGAAAGATATTTCACCTAAAGTAAAAGAGCTTCAGGCTAAATATAAGGGAGATCCGCAGAGAATGAATGCTGCAGTTATGGATCTTTATAAAAAGCACGGAGCAAATCCTCTTGGCGGATGCCTCCCGATGTTGCTTCAGATACCGGTGTTTTTTGCAATATATCGTGTTTTACTTAATGCTGTTGAGCTTCAAGGTGCTTCGTGGATGTTGTGGGTTGATGATTTGTCAAGAATGGATTCTACATTTATCCTTCCTATCCTTATGGGAGCTTCAATGTATTATCAGCAAAAATTAACACCAAATAATTTTACAGATCCTATGCAAGAAAAGATTTTTAAATTTTTACCGATAATATTTACATTTTTCTTTGTAACTTTTCCATCAGGTTTAGTTCTTTACTGGTTTGTTAATAATCTATTTTCTATTGCACAGCAATTTATTGTAAATCAGCAATTTAAAAATGCAAAAGAAGCGGAGATAGCTGCACATAAGCATGCGGAGAAAAAAAATGATTAAAATAGAATCAGTTACTTTAGAGCAGGCATATAAAGATGCAGCAGCTGCTCTAAAGTGTTCTGCCAGCGAATTGATAATAGAGGTTGTTCAAGTACCAAGTAGTGGTTTTATGGGGCTGTTTAAAAAAAATGCAATAATAGTCGCTGCTAAAAAAACACAAAATAATGAAAAATCAGATGCTGTTAATTTGCAAAAAGAAAAACAAAATATTAAAGCAGAAGAAGAAATTAAAGTAGAAGCTAAAAAAAAGCAGCAAGAGGTTAAAAAACCTTCGCAAAATATAATTAATGATACCATAATGCCAGAATCCTTTGTTAGCATGCAGGAAGATGATGATTATTATGATATGGCAGATATCAACTTTACTGCTGATTATGAAGAGGATGAGGAAGAAAAAGCTCAAATAAATGTTAATATTAATGAAATAGCTAAAAAAGTTGAAAAAGAGATCAATGAACTTTTTACTCTTATTTGTTTTAAAATTGATAAAATTGATGTAAGTGTATATGATGAAAATACTCTTCTTATAGAGTTTAAAGGTGAAGATGCAGCACTTCTCATAGGAAAAGAGGGGTATAGATACAAAGCACTCTCATATATGATTTTCAACTGGATTAATACAAAATATCAACTGCAGCTTCGTTTAGAAATAGCCGAATTTTTGAAAAATCAAGAAGAATCAATAATGAGATATTTGATTAATGTTTATGAAAATATAGACAGAGACGGCAGGGCGCAGACGAAAATACTTGACGGTGTTTTGATCCAGATTGCACTCAAAGAGCTTAGAGATAAGTACCCTAATAAATATGTTGCAGTTCGCTCTACACGCGATGGGCTTAAATTTATTATTATAAACGATTACCACAACTAAAAGATGAGTGAAGATACCATAAGTGCCATTGCAACAGCAAACGGCATAGGCTCCATAGCAATCATCCGCATAAGCGGGGATAAAGCTTTGGACATTGCAAAAAAACTTACCCGCAAACAGGATTTTTCCCCAAGATATGCAACTCTAAGCAGTGTTTATGACTTTAAGGGCGAGCTTATAGATGAATCTATACTCATCTATTTTAAAGCGCCTTTTTCATTTACGGCTGAAGATGTAGTGGAAATTCAGTGTCATGGCGGCTTTATAGTTGCGCAAAGCATACTAAAAGCCACACTAGCTCACGGTGCCAGACTTGCAACTGCGGGTGAGTTTTCCAAAAGAGCTTTCTTTAACGGCAGGATAGATCTCAGTGAAGCAGAAGCGATCGCACAGCTCATAGAGGCAAAAAGCGAAGATGCAGCAAAGATACTAGCACAGCAGATGAAGGGTTCGCTTAAAGAGTATATAGAGAATATCCGCGATGAGATCATCCATATACTCGCCTACTCTGAAGTAAGTATTGACTATGCAGAGGAGGATTTGCCTGAGGATTTGGTAGTACAAATTGAGGCAAAACTAAGAGAACTCAAAAAATCACTCTCCTCAACTCTTCTTGCAAGCAGGGCAAGAGAGGGGCTGATGCAGGGGTTTAAAGTAGCAATCATCGGAAAGCCAAATGTCGGCAAAAGCTCACTCCTAAATGCGCTGCTTAGTTACAACCGCGCGATTGTAAGCGATATAGCGGGAACGACAAGAGACACCATAGAAGAGCAGGTTAAGATAGGCACACACCTTATCCGCATAGTAGATACGGCTGGTATTCGCGAGGCAGGAGATGAGATAGAGCGCATAGGCATAGAGCGTTCACTTGAAGCGATAAACGAGAGTGATATAGTGATCGCTCTTTTTGACGCATCAAGGGAAGCTGACGAAGAGGATAAAAAGATAATCTCGTTATTAGAGTCACATGCCAAAGCCAAAGATGTTTTGTATGTCAAAAACAAGATAGATTTAGAGCCGAAGTTTAAATCTTTGGATATAGAGTTTGACATGGAGCTTAACACAAAAGAGAGTGTTGATGAGTTGATTCAGTCTCTTGAAGATATTATGAACAGAGCAAACTCTTCCGATGAGATGATGCTTATATCGCAAAGACAGATATCAGCCGTAGAAAATACGCTCAAAAACATTGACGAAGCATTTGAGCCGCTTGGAGACCAAGAGCTTGAGATATTCTCGTTCCATCTAAATGAAGCCGTAAAAGAGATGGCGTCAATAACGAGACCTTTTGAGAACGATGAGATGCTTGACAAAATGTTTGGCTCTTTTTGTTTGGGAAAATAGTGAAGTATATCGCTATAGATTTGGGCTTAAAAAGAGTAGGTCTGGCATATTCGGCTCATAAAGATCTGGTAACTCCTCTAAAGGCAGTAGAGCGGAAAAACAGAGATCAAGCAGCAAGAGATGTCAAAAAAGTTCTTGACGAATGGGAAGTGAACGCCGTTGTAGTCGGTATACCGATGAGCGGAAGCAGCGAGGATGAGATGAAGCGCCGTATCGCACACTTTATGAATCTTGTCGATTTCAAAGGTGAGATATTTTACCAGGATGAGAGCAACTCTTCAAAAGAGGCGGAAGCGATGATGAAAGGCAAGATAAAGCAGATACGCGACGGGCGCATCGACTCTATCTCTGCTATGATAATCTTGCAGAGGTTTTTAGCTAAAATTAAAACTTCTTCCAAAAGCTAGGTAAAAATATAAGTAAAAATGTAAAGACTTCCAATCTTCCTATAATCATTCCCAGAGATAAAACAACCAAATCCAAGTTGTCGTAAAATCCATAGTTTTGAGCCGGTCCGACTTGAGAAAATCCCGGTCCGATATTTCCCACACATGCAAGTGCGGTAGATAGAGAAGTCATCATATCGTAACCGCTTGCATAGAGATAAAAGGTGATTATCGCATTTGTGATAACAAAAAGTAAAATAAACCCAAAAGTCATTGATATAAGAGAGTTTGAAATCGGGGAGTTATTTATAAACACTTTTATAATTGCATTGGGATGAAGTATCTTTTTAAGTTCTGCAAAGAGAACTTTTATCGATACTACATATCTTATTATCTTCACACCGCCTGCGGTAGAGCCTCCGTTTCCGCTTGCAAGCATCGCTAAAAATGCAATGGAGACCGCCATCTGCCCCCATGCTTCATAGTCAAGTGAAGCAAAACCCGTCGTCGTCATAAGTGCGGCAATATTAAAGCTTGCATGAGTTATAGCCGTAAAAAATGTATCATCACTACTTTGATATCTAAAGAGACCCATGAACAAAGAGAGCAAAATAAATATGATGATATACCACTTTGTCTCTTCATTTTTATAGCCGCTTAGTTCTCCTCTAAAAGCTTTTAAGTGAGCCAAAAAAGTAATACCGGAAATAACCATAAAAAATGTAGTGGTCCATAAGATAAACGGACTCTCAAATGCGCCAAAAGAGCTATTTTTTGTAGAAAAACCTCCTGTAGATATGGTGCTAAATGCATGATTTATAGCATCAAAAGTACTCATGCCGCCTAGTTTTAAAAGTATTGCATCGAAAAAAGTTAAGACTATATAGATTCCCCAAAGCATCATGGCGGTATCTTTTATCTTCGGCGTTGATTTGTCAAGCTTTATACCGCTGGCTTCGGCTTTAAAAAGGGCTAGTGAACCGCTGGGGTTAATCAAAGACAAAAGACCCACACCCAAAACTAAAATCCCCATACCGCCAATCCAGTGCATGAGACTTCTAAGGATTAAAATCATATTAGGCAGACTCTCGATATCCGAGTATATTGTGGCTCCGGTAGTAGTAAAACCGCTAATGGATTCAAAAATAGCCTGCATAAATGTTATATTGCTATAGAGCCATAGGGGAACGGCTCCTGCAAAACCTACTAAAATCCAAATAAGATTAACGCTAAGTATGCCGTCTCTTAAAGAGAGGGTGATATCATGGTTTTTAAGGTATAAAAATATAGTACCGTTTAGTAAAAAAAACAAAATATCAAAGAGTAAAAACAGGAATATATCTTCACCGTAATACCATCCTGTTGCAATAGGAAATAAAAAGAAAAGAGAGAGATAAATCCCAACGCTTCCAAGAAGTTTTGCTATGTTTTTTAGAGTTTGTTTATCCACTTTCTTACCTCTTCTCTTTTTTGTGCAAGACAAAAAACTGCTACTATTGCAGGATTTTCAATGGTATGTTTTTTATGAAAGATATCCAATTGGTTGTTTGATACTATATAGGCGATTGCTCCGTTTATATTTAGCGGATTGATTACTCTTTTGTCATCTTTCAACTCTTTAATAAAGCAGATGCCTGAGCCGCCGCAGAAAAGTTTTTCATTGATAACTGAACTTGAGCCGATGGTCTCCATGATAGAGTAAAAAGCGTTGATTTTAGGACCTCTTACTACTATAATGCCGAGTGAATGCATGAGATTGTAGTGTTCGATGTCGTTATTTATCGCGATTACTTTTTGTACTCCCTGCTCTTTTGCTTCAATACACTTAATAATATTTTCTTCATCGTTTGTTGTTGAGGCTATAATCATGTCTGCATTTTTTAAACCTTCGTCGTCGTAAAGCCGAAAA
Protein-coding regions in this window:
- the yidC gene encoding membrane protein insertase YidC, translated to MLEKMTPNQRLMIAVVLSVLFFVAYTAIFPPEQLEGVDANQANIQNTKNAQNGQTSSQINISKVEDAVSHEISTNEKIAQNDLSTIVTVKSNKFTLKLDTLGRISSKELLQDKYNDEDDKHAQLIPPTGPKPLFIRFLDSNLNEEATRVPYSANVAEISVEDNSQKVTLTQKLSNLTITKEIIFYSDGHYDAKISLSDDKRYFVYLGQRPRITEKMMTVLGAMIYTDDEIVTIIEDGDAAGRKTFSGVELISAFDQYSATIMYGFAKDTNIIVERDKEDNPVVYFEALKNMSFSGYIGQKEYKTLYAINPVLTNAIEYGWFTFASKPLFQLLSWLHGIFGNWGWSIVALTLIIRVVLYPLTYKGMVSMQKMKDISPKVKELQAKYKGDPQRMNAAVMDLYKKHGANPLGGCLPMLLQIPVFFAIYRVLLNAVELQGASWMLWVDDLSRMDSTFILPILMGASMYYQQKLTPNNFTDPMQEKIFKFLPIIFTFFFVTFPSGLVLYWFVNNLFSIAQQFIVNQQFKNAKEAEIAAHKHAEKKND
- a CDS encoding Jag N-terminal domain-containing protein, giving the protein MIKIESVTLEQAYKDAAAALKCSASELIIEVVQVPSSGFMGLFKKNAIIVAAKKTQNNEKSDAVNLQKEKQNIKAEEEIKVEAKKKQQEVKKPSQNIINDTIMPESFVSMQEDDDYYDMADINFTADYEEDEEEKAQINVNINEIAKKVEKEINELFTLICFKIDKIDVSVYDENTLLIEFKGEDAALLIGKEGYRYKALSYMIFNWINTKYQLQLRLEIAEFLKNQEESIMRYLINVYENIDRDGRAQTKILDGVLIQIALKELRDKYPNKYVAVRSTRDGLKFIIINDYHN
- the mnmE gene encoding tRNA uridine-5-carboxymethylaminomethyl(34) synthesis GTPase MnmE gives rise to the protein MSEDTISAIATANGIGSIAIIRISGDKALDIAKKLTRKQDFSPRYATLSSVYDFKGELIDESILIYFKAPFSFTAEDVVEIQCHGGFIVAQSILKATLAHGARLATAGEFSKRAFFNGRIDLSEAEAIAQLIEAKSEDAAKILAQQMKGSLKEYIENIRDEIIHILAYSEVSIDYAEEDLPEDLVVQIEAKLRELKKSLSSTLLASRAREGLMQGFKVAIIGKPNVGKSSLLNALLSYNRAIVSDIAGTTRDTIEEQVKIGTHLIRIVDTAGIREAGDEIERIGIERSLEAINESDIVIALFDASREADEEDKKIISLLESHAKAKDVLYVKNKIDLEPKFKSLDIEFDMELNTKESVDELIQSLEDIMNRANSSDEMMLISQRQISAVENTLKNIDEAFEPLGDQELEIFSFHLNEAVKEMASITRPFENDEMLDKMFGSFCLGK
- the ruvX gene encoding Holliday junction resolvase RuvX, whose translation is MKYIAIDLGLKRVGLAYSAHKDLVTPLKAVERKNRDQAARDVKKVLDEWEVNAVVVGIPMSGSSEDEMKRRIAHFMNLVDFKGEIFYQDESNSSKEAEAMMKGKIKQIRDGRIDSISAMIILQRFLAKIKTSSKS
- a CDS encoding TrkH family potassium uptake protein, encoding MDKQTLKNIAKLLGSVGIYLSLFFLFPIATGWYYGEDIFLFLLFDILFFLLNGTIFLYLKNHDITLSLRDGILSVNLIWILVGFAGAVPLWLYSNITFMQAIFESISGFTTTGATIYSDIESLPNMILILRSLMHWIGGMGILVLGVGLLSLINPSGSLALFKAEASGIKLDKSTPKIKDTAMMLWGIYIVLTFFDAILLKLGGMSTFDAINHAFSTISTGGFSTKNSSFGAFESPFILWTTTFFMVISGITFLAHLKAFRGELSGYKNEETKWYIIIFILLSLFMGLFRYQSSDDTFFTAITHASFNIAALMTTTGFASLDYEAWGQMAVSIAFLAMLASGNGGSTAGGVKIIRYVVSIKVLFAELKKILHPNAIIKVFINNSPISNSLISMTFGFILLFVITNAIITFYLYASGYDMMTSLSTALACVGNIGPGFSQVGPAQNYGFYDNLDLVVLSLGMIIGRLEVFTFLLIFLPSFWKKF